One window of the Oncorhynchus keta strain PuntledgeMale-10-30-2019 chromosome 31, Oket_V2, whole genome shotgun sequence genome contains the following:
- the LOC118364026 gene encoding nuclear factor of activated T-cells, cytoplasmic 1-like isoform X1: MQDISCLRLSSKFNFGPVLPAALGKERGLQFLNSLATEMKSAEEDAYSYTPNVSLPLGMGNPCLATQYHTLQSSPIISVSSFHQTGYGLHDHNNHNPAQGYYMSHGLRPNGAPALESPRIEITAYHQYPEEEAEESSSMDHIVHHKRGVNSIVTLTLPNGDGYRDPSCLSPASSVSSRSCNSDASSYESGFYNYDNSSQNSPWQSPCVSPKGSSSLLSCPHAPLGPPSTSPRHSPSTSPLIGAQAEEGWVGQGPCGSSRPNSPACSGGGGSVGVGKRKYSFNGTTYRQPTYSPNQSSTPSPRGSPRVSVTDDSWLANTNQYTNSAIVAAINALTTDGLVDMGEGVPVKARKTNLDHSPTMSLKTEPGGEEMGLGSELLQEDYISRLPFKKESYCGGFLDVPQHPYSWSKPKPYLSSLPALDWQLPSCSGPYSLQIEVQPKSHHRAHYETEGSRGAVKAPSGGHPVVQLYGYMESEPLTLQLFIGTADDRLLRPHAFYQVHRITGKTVSTASHEALQSNTKVLEIPLLPENNMRAIIDCAGILKLRNSDIELRKGETDIGRKNTRVRMVFRVHINQPNGRTISLQASSNPIECSQRSAQELPLIEKQSLDSYPATGGKKILLSGHNFLPDSKVVFVEKAQDGHHLWETEAKVDKDSFKSTALVVEIPPYRNQRISSPVQVNFYVCNGKRKRSQYQRFTYLSPNVPIIKTEPNDEYEPLGAQGLSVHSKLYYGQPRLTPIIPVGDADTCLVGVYSPCPPCHGSIGSMPPSPRSSPTLHDLSPVSYPKCLSTSPTHAHNGPLASAIQETPGLRPAPLVCPSSPDQAPLGMLHSQGNSPHHLGNPSPHGFHPLYHSSSPSTSPGSDPSTPEGAAESPFAQAPDYSPTQGQSQTQARSSPPSLLPVDASPRDLAVTVKREPQDLDQMYLDDVNEIIRNDLSSISVHLST, encoded by the exons TGCAGTCCAGCCCCATTATCTCTGTGTCCTCCTTCCACCAGACAGGCTACGGTCTCCACGATCACAACAACCACAACCCAGCCCAGGGCTACTACATGTCCCACGGCCTGAGGCCTAACGGGGCCCCGGCCCTGGAGAGTCCTCGCATCGAGATCACAGCCTACCACCAGTACCctgaggaggaggcggaggagagCAGCAGCATGGACCACATCGTCCACCACAAGCGGGGGGTCAACTCCATTGTGACCCTGACGCTGCCAAACGGCGATGGCTACCGCGACCCCAGTTGCCTCAGCCCGGCCAGCAGCGTGTCATCACGTAGCTGCAACTCGGATGCGTCGTCCTACGAGTCTGGCTTTTACAACTATGACAACTCATCCCAGAACTCGCCATGGCAGTCTCCTTGTGTCTCTCCGAAAGgctcgtcctctctcctctcctgcccacACGCTCCTCTCGGCCCCCCCTCAACCTCCCCCCGCCACTCGCCATCCACCTCCCCCCTGATCGGGGCCCAAGCCGAAGAGGGCTGGGTGGGACAGGGGCCCTGTGGAAGCTCCAGGCCCAACTCCCCGGCTTGCAGCGGTGGAGGTGGCAGTGTTGGCGTGGGGAAGAGGAAATACAGCTTCAACGGCACCACCTACAGACAGCCAACCTACTCGCCCAACCAGTCGTCCACACCTTCCCCGCGCGGCTCGCCCAGGGTCAGTGTCACAGACGACAGCTGGCTGGCCAACACCAACCAGTACACCAACTCTGCCATCGTGGCAGCCATCAACGCCCTCACCACCGACGGACTGGTCGACATGGGCGAGGGTGTCCCCGTCAAGGCCCGCAAGACCAACCTAGACCACAGCCCCACCATGAGCCTGAAGACGGAgccgggaggagaggagatgggccTTGGGAGCGAGCTCCTCCAGGAGGACTACATCTCCCGCCTGCCTTTCAAGAAGGAGAGCTACTGTGGAGGCTTCCTAGACGTGCCCCAGCACCCCTACTCCTGGTCCAAACCAAAGCCCTACCTCAG CTCCCTGCCTGCCCTGGATTGGCAGCTGCCATCTTGCTCTGGCCCGTACAGTCTGCAGATCGAGGTGCAGCCCAAGTCCCACCACCGTGCCCACTACGAGACAGAGGGCAGCCGCGGGGCAGTCAAAGCTCCGTCCGGAGGTCATCCAGTCGTACAG CTCTACGGTTACATGGAGAGCGAGCCCCTTACCCTGCAGCTGTTCATCGGGACCGCAGACGACCGCCTCCTGCGACCGCACGCCTTCTACCAGGTCCACCGCATCACGGGCAAGACTGTCTCTACCGCCAGCCACGAGGCCCTGCAGTCCAACACCAAGGTGCTGGAGATCCCTCTGCTGCCCGAGAACAACATGAGAGCCAT CATTGACTGTGCAGGGATTCTGAAGCTGCGGAACTCCGACATCGAGCTGCGCAAGGGCGAGACGGACATCGGGCGCAAAAACACGCGCGTGAGGATGGTGTTCCGTGTGCACATCAATCAGCCCAATGGCAGGACCATCTCCCTACAGGCCTCCTCCAACCCCATCGAGTGCT CCCAGCGCTCGGCCCAGGAGCTTCCCCTGATTGAGAAGCAGAGCCTGGACAGCTACCCCGCCACGGGGGGAAAGAAGATCCTCCTGAGTGGACACAACTTTCTGCCAGACTCCAAGGTGGTGTTCGTGGAGAAGGCCCAAG ATGGACACCACCTATGGGAGACAGAAGCCAAAGTTGACAAGGACTCCTTCAAGTCT ACCGCGCTGGTGGTGGAGATCCCCCCCTACAGGAACCAGAGGATATCCAGCCCAGTGCAGGTCAACTTCTACGTCTGCAATGGCAAGAGAAAGAGGAGCCAGTACCAGCGCTTCACCTATCTCTCACCAAATG tCCCGATAATAAAGACAGAACCAAATGATGAGTATGAGCCTCTGGGGGCTCAGGGGCTGTCTGTTCATTCCAAGCTCTACTATGGCCAACCCAGGCTCACTCCTATCATACCTGTGGGGGACGCTGACACATGCCTGGTCGGGGTTTATTCTCCCTGCCCGCCTTGCCATGGCAGCATTGGCAGCATGCCCCCCTCCCCCAGGTCCAGCCCAACACTGCACGACCTGTCCCCCGTGTCTTACCCCAAGTGCCTCTCCACCAGCCCTACGCACGCCCACAATGGCCCCTTGGCGTCCGCCATCCAAGAGACACCAGGGCTGCGCCCAGCGCCGCTGGTCTGCCCTTCCTCACCCGACCAAGCTCCACTGGGCATGCTTCACTCCCAGGGCAACAGCCCGCATCACCTTGGTAACCCCAGTCCCCATGGCTTCCACCCGCTCTACCACAGCAGCAGCCCCTCCACCTCCCCAGGGTCCGACCCCTCCACTCCAGAGGGGGCAGCAGAGAGCCCGTTCGCCCAGGCACCAGATTACAGCCCCACCCAGGGACAGAGCCAGACTCAGGCCAGGAGCAGCCCTCCCAGCCTGCTGCCGGTGGACGCCAGCCCCCGCGACCTAGCCGTCACCGTCAAGCGGGAACCCCAGGATCTGGACCAGATGTACCTGGACGATG
- the LOC118364026 gene encoding nuclear factor of activated T-cells, cytoplasmic 1-like isoform X2 encodes MSSLREEPEFDFNFLFEYSQGGECGHRPDRDAYSYTPNVSLPLGMGNPCLATQYHTLQSSPIISVSSFHQTGYGLHDHNNHNPAQGYYMSHGLRPNGAPALESPRIEITAYHQYPEEEAEESSSMDHIVHHKRGVNSIVTLTLPNGDGYRDPSCLSPASSVSSRSCNSDASSYESGFYNYDNSSQNSPWQSPCVSPKGSSSLLSCPHAPLGPPSTSPRHSPSTSPLIGAQAEEGWVGQGPCGSSRPNSPACSGGGGSVGVGKRKYSFNGTTYRQPTYSPNQSSTPSPRGSPRVSVTDDSWLANTNQYTNSAIVAAINALTTDGLVDMGEGVPVKARKTNLDHSPTMSLKTEPGGEEMGLGSELLQEDYISRLPFKKESYCGGFLDVPQHPYSWSKPKPYLSSLPALDWQLPSCSGPYSLQIEVQPKSHHRAHYETEGSRGAVKAPSGGHPVVQLYGYMESEPLTLQLFIGTADDRLLRPHAFYQVHRITGKTVSTASHEALQSNTKVLEIPLLPENNMRAIIDCAGILKLRNSDIELRKGETDIGRKNTRVRMVFRVHINQPNGRTISLQASSNPIECSQRSAQELPLIEKQSLDSYPATGGKKILLSGHNFLPDSKVVFVEKAQDGHHLWETEAKVDKDSFKSTALVVEIPPYRNQRISSPVQVNFYVCNGKRKRSQYQRFTYLSPNVPIIKTEPNDEYEPLGAQGLSVHSKLYYGQPRLTPIIPVGDADTCLVGVYSPCPPCHGSIGSMPPSPRSSPTLHDLSPVSYPKCLSTSPTHAHNGPLASAIQETPGLRPAPLVCPSSPDQAPLGMLHSQGNSPHHLGNPSPHGFHPLYHSSSPSTSPGSDPSTPEGAAESPFAQAPDYSPTQGQSQTQARSSPPSLLPVDASPRDLAVTVKREPQDLDQMYLDDVNEIIRNDLSSISVHLST; translated from the exons TGCAGTCCAGCCCCATTATCTCTGTGTCCTCCTTCCACCAGACAGGCTACGGTCTCCACGATCACAACAACCACAACCCAGCCCAGGGCTACTACATGTCCCACGGCCTGAGGCCTAACGGGGCCCCGGCCCTGGAGAGTCCTCGCATCGAGATCACAGCCTACCACCAGTACCctgaggaggaggcggaggagagCAGCAGCATGGACCACATCGTCCACCACAAGCGGGGGGTCAACTCCATTGTGACCCTGACGCTGCCAAACGGCGATGGCTACCGCGACCCCAGTTGCCTCAGCCCGGCCAGCAGCGTGTCATCACGTAGCTGCAACTCGGATGCGTCGTCCTACGAGTCTGGCTTTTACAACTATGACAACTCATCCCAGAACTCGCCATGGCAGTCTCCTTGTGTCTCTCCGAAAGgctcgtcctctctcctctcctgcccacACGCTCCTCTCGGCCCCCCCTCAACCTCCCCCCGCCACTCGCCATCCACCTCCCCCCTGATCGGGGCCCAAGCCGAAGAGGGCTGGGTGGGACAGGGGCCCTGTGGAAGCTCCAGGCCCAACTCCCCGGCTTGCAGCGGTGGAGGTGGCAGTGTTGGCGTGGGGAAGAGGAAATACAGCTTCAACGGCACCACCTACAGACAGCCAACCTACTCGCCCAACCAGTCGTCCACACCTTCCCCGCGCGGCTCGCCCAGGGTCAGTGTCACAGACGACAGCTGGCTGGCCAACACCAACCAGTACACCAACTCTGCCATCGTGGCAGCCATCAACGCCCTCACCACCGACGGACTGGTCGACATGGGCGAGGGTGTCCCCGTCAAGGCCCGCAAGACCAACCTAGACCACAGCCCCACCATGAGCCTGAAGACGGAgccgggaggagaggagatgggccTTGGGAGCGAGCTCCTCCAGGAGGACTACATCTCCCGCCTGCCTTTCAAGAAGGAGAGCTACTGTGGAGGCTTCCTAGACGTGCCCCAGCACCCCTACTCCTGGTCCAAACCAAAGCCCTACCTCAG CTCCCTGCCTGCCCTGGATTGGCAGCTGCCATCTTGCTCTGGCCCGTACAGTCTGCAGATCGAGGTGCAGCCCAAGTCCCACCACCGTGCCCACTACGAGACAGAGGGCAGCCGCGGGGCAGTCAAAGCTCCGTCCGGAGGTCATCCAGTCGTACAG CTCTACGGTTACATGGAGAGCGAGCCCCTTACCCTGCAGCTGTTCATCGGGACCGCAGACGACCGCCTCCTGCGACCGCACGCCTTCTACCAGGTCCACCGCATCACGGGCAAGACTGTCTCTACCGCCAGCCACGAGGCCCTGCAGTCCAACACCAAGGTGCTGGAGATCCCTCTGCTGCCCGAGAACAACATGAGAGCCAT CATTGACTGTGCAGGGATTCTGAAGCTGCGGAACTCCGACATCGAGCTGCGCAAGGGCGAGACGGACATCGGGCGCAAAAACACGCGCGTGAGGATGGTGTTCCGTGTGCACATCAATCAGCCCAATGGCAGGACCATCTCCCTACAGGCCTCCTCCAACCCCATCGAGTGCT CCCAGCGCTCGGCCCAGGAGCTTCCCCTGATTGAGAAGCAGAGCCTGGACAGCTACCCCGCCACGGGGGGAAAGAAGATCCTCCTGAGTGGACACAACTTTCTGCCAGACTCCAAGGTGGTGTTCGTGGAGAAGGCCCAAG ATGGACACCACCTATGGGAGACAGAAGCCAAAGTTGACAAGGACTCCTTCAAGTCT ACCGCGCTGGTGGTGGAGATCCCCCCCTACAGGAACCAGAGGATATCCAGCCCAGTGCAGGTCAACTTCTACGTCTGCAATGGCAAGAGAAAGAGGAGCCAGTACCAGCGCTTCACCTATCTCTCACCAAATG tCCCGATAATAAAGACAGAACCAAATGATGAGTATGAGCCTCTGGGGGCTCAGGGGCTGTCTGTTCATTCCAAGCTCTACTATGGCCAACCCAGGCTCACTCCTATCATACCTGTGGGGGACGCTGACACATGCCTGGTCGGGGTTTATTCTCCCTGCCCGCCTTGCCATGGCAGCATTGGCAGCATGCCCCCCTCCCCCAGGTCCAGCCCAACACTGCACGACCTGTCCCCCGTGTCTTACCCCAAGTGCCTCTCCACCAGCCCTACGCACGCCCACAATGGCCCCTTGGCGTCCGCCATCCAAGAGACACCAGGGCTGCGCCCAGCGCCGCTGGTCTGCCCTTCCTCACCCGACCAAGCTCCACTGGGCATGCTTCACTCCCAGGGCAACAGCCCGCATCACCTTGGTAACCCCAGTCCCCATGGCTTCCACCCGCTCTACCACAGCAGCAGCCCCTCCACCTCCCCAGGGTCCGACCCCTCCACTCCAGAGGGGGCAGCAGAGAGCCCGTTCGCCCAGGCACCAGATTACAGCCCCACCCAGGGACAGAGCCAGACTCAGGCCAGGAGCAGCCCTCCCAGCCTGCTGCCGGTGGACGCCAGCCCCCGCGACCTAGCCGTCACCGTCAAGCGGGAACCCCAGGATCTGGACCAGATGTACCTGGACGATG